One window of Methanogenium organophilum genomic DNA carries:
- a CDS encoding methanogenesis marker 5 protein, whose amino-acid sequence MAKVFIYPATSLVLSDMVERWGHEALGAATSIRERIQTPSLDSPPLQMTPEDPKKGLKYAAVEVPCGVRGRMSIYGPLIEEADAAIIINDADLSFGCMGCARTNELVMYMVRQQEGLPVLDIKYPYSEEEGTAFVTQIKEFLTGLGGENNE is encoded by the coding sequence ATGGCAAAAGTGTTTATTTACCCTGCAACAAGCCTTGTGCTCTCAGATATGGTAGAGAGATGGGGCCATGAAGCACTGGGGGCAGCGACCAGTATACGGGAACGGATCCAAACTCCCAGTCTTGACTCGCCACCTCTCCAGATGACACCGGAAGACCCGAAAAAAGGACTCAAATATGCCGCAGTAGAGGTCCCCTGCGGAGTCCGCGGAAGGATGTCTATCTACGGCCCTCTTATTGAAGAAGCCGATGCCGCAATCATCATCAATGATGCAGACCTCTCCTTTGGGTGCATGGGGTGTGCCCGCACGAATGAACTGGTGATGTACATGGTGCGCCAGCAGGAAGGACTGCCCGTCCTGGATATCAAATACCCGTATAGCGAAGAGGAAGGCACCGCATTTGTCACACAGATAAAGGAATTCCTTACGGGACTTGGTGGTGAGAACAATGAGTGA
- a CDS encoding methanogenesis marker 6 protein, translating to MSRDQYVPTYVGTVTKYVFIDSPDVTPQTLAIRAYEISDGLMIKETCFGLQVTGAPENVKKLITELRKVDPAHIFVKDRGFPPGDTRRCRANLGGARPGYYGHEFESGLFRYVSHGLEELEKNTTPEFPRFGKKKLDEGKLPLEKLVEIIRNEEA from the coding sequence ATGAGCAGAGACCAGTATGTCCCCACATACGTTGGTACCGTAACAAAGTATGTATTCATAGATTCACCGGACGTAACACCCCAGACCCTTGCGATACGTGCGTATGAAATCTCTGACGGTCTGATGATCAAAGAAACCTGTTTCGGACTGCAGGTAACAGGCGCTCCGGAGAACGTGAAAAAACTCATCACTGAACTGAGAAAGGTTGACCCGGCCCATATATTCGTAAAAGACCGTGGATTCCCACCCGGCGATACACGCCGGTGCCGTGCAAATCTTGGCGGTGCACGACCGGGATACTATGGTCATGAATTTGAGAGCGGACTCTTCCGGTATGTCTCTCACGGCCTTGAAGAACTCGAAAAGAACACCACACCAGAATTCCCACGGTTCGGGAAGAAGAAACTGGATGAAGGAAAGTTACCCCTGGAAAAATTAGTTGAGATTATCAGAAACGAGGAGGCATAA
- the mmp3 gene encoding methyl-coenzyme M reductase-associated protein Mmp3, with the protein MTEIRLDDERLEVPDGAVLGDIIPTHPPECSVAIIRPVETESATTRNIRVTTTAGEVIIEIFGEAPPVFQKFITGGSQTGTHPEKLILKWADRQAAAFGPFPTDIIPKRSPHRYARGDVILGCGGYDAERSYLIFSKSPHIADHGAAKEGGIVGKVISGMSVLEEWKPKDAIISMERIIRSADASNAFTTTKQDLILEDGMSIITHARARAAGYREEEIDTTHAQSVEHLLLTYRTGRYTVSLTSGTHIRDDRMRESEVFYEGVPHSRFEGTVTVRVKGRNRGSVFIYTDDIAGSPNHTVVASVEHGIELARIAGDGETFLFDVEPPQFDLCGMALSLAQETADKRGVTLETDESTGERVVISQSPKTTLEVLAKKTVYVTTIPASQVISVELFDAEAPRSCYIFRSVTGLRWHEIGEMPLLMKFDDVLLFQPQIKKGTNINKENTPENSVPANMLAITNDSRKITGLVGCRTTENSEFGPTSEPFEGTNIIGRVCEPEKLAALKEGSTVYIREVSR; encoded by the coding sequence ATGACAGAGATCCGCCTCGATGACGAGAGGCTGGAAGTACCGGATGGAGCGGTACTTGGGGATATTATCCCTACCCATCCCCCGGAATGCAGTGTTGCGATTATACGACCTGTGGAAACAGAGTCCGCAACCACGCGCAATATCCGCGTAACAACCACCGCGGGAGAGGTAATCATCGAAATATTCGGTGAAGCACCTCCTGTTTTTCAGAAATTTATCACTGGTGGTTCTCAAACCGGTACTCATCCAGAGAAACTTATTTTGAAATGGGCCGACCGACAGGCGGCAGCATTTGGACCTTTTCCGACAGATATCATCCCAAAACGATCCCCACACCGCTATGCACGCGGTGACGTTATCCTTGGGTGTGGGGGATATGACGCAGAAAGATCGTACCTCATATTTTCCAAATCACCCCATATTGCAGACCATGGCGCTGCAAAAGAAGGAGGTATTGTTGGAAAAGTCATTTCAGGGATGTCAGTCCTCGAAGAGTGGAAGCCCAAGGATGCAATCATCTCGATGGAACGGATTATCCGAAGTGCGGATGCATCAAATGCCTTCACAACCACCAAACAGGATCTCATCCTGGAAGACGGCATGAGTATCATCACCCATGCACGGGCCCGTGCGGCGGGGTATCGGGAGGAAGAGATTGATACTACCCATGCACAGAGTGTTGAGCACCTCCTTCTCACCTACAGGACGGGTAGATACACAGTCTCACTGACCTCAGGCACCCATATCCGCGATGATCGCATGCGTGAGAGTGAAGTATTCTACGAAGGTGTTCCGCACTCCCGGTTTGAAGGCACGGTAACTGTCCGCGTGAAAGGAAGAAACCGGGGCTCGGTATTCATATACACAGATGATATTGCCGGAAGTCCGAACCATACGGTCGTTGCCAGTGTTGAGCATGGCATTGAACTGGCACGCATCGCAGGTGACGGCGAGACATTCCTCTTTGATGTGGAACCACCACAGTTTGATCTCTGCGGGATGGCACTATCTCTCGCACAGGAAACTGCAGATAAACGGGGAGTTACCCTTGAAACAGATGAATCCACAGGGGAACGGGTGGTGATCTCACAGTCCCCGAAGACCACGCTGGAAGTGCTTGCCAAAAAAACAGTATATGTCACCACCATTCCGGCATCTCAGGTCATCTCTGTTGAACTTTTTGATGCCGAGGCCCCCCGAAGCTGCTACATATTCCGATCCGTGACCGGTCTCAGATGGCATGAGATTGGTGAAATGCCGCTTCTTATGAAATTTGATGACGTCCTGCTGTTCCAGCCACAGATAAAAAAAGGCACAAACATTAATAAGGAAAATACGCCGGAAAACAGTGTCCCTGCCAATATGCTTGCCATTACCAATGACTCTCGGAAAATTACCGGCCTTGTTGGATGCAGAACCACAGAAAACAGTGAGTTTGGCCCAACATCGGAACCATTTGAAGGCACAAATATAATTGGGCGCGTCTGTGAACCGGAGAAACTTGCTGCCCTGAAAGAAGGCAGCACCGTCTATATTCGGGAGGTGTCCCGATGA
- the atwA gene encoding methyl coenzyme M reductase system, component A2: MVPLLTVEDLSMEFDGNTVLNNINFQLAEGEILGIIGRSGAGKTVLMHLIRGVDTPPTTGKIIYHISTCSKCGYVDLRSKEGSACAKCGGEMVAEDIDLWADENEQKKRSVMVRTAIMFQRTFALYGDDRVIENVLHALSDIKYPSEKAVNRAADLLDEVRLSHRMMHIARDLSGGEKQRVVLARQLAKDPFLLCADEPTGTLDPRIASIVHEMLHNSAVNNNMAMVVSSHFPEVIVDTCNRAMLLEEGEIKAIGEPSRIIDTFMENAHEDSGYKATELGERILTSRDIAKRYLSVDRGMIKAVDGVSFSVAEREIFGIIGTSGAGKTTLSKMIAGIIEPTAGDMNIRIGDECVDMTKPGIEQRGRAKKYIGLLHQEYDLYPHRSILDNLTDSIGLEFPKELAMRKAIITLKMAGFTEEKAKGILNRRPDQLSEGEKHRVALAQVLIKEPRIVILDEPTGTMDPITKIDVKHSIVTAREEIDETFIVVSHDMEFVRDICDRCILMRGGKIVKIGPTAEVLQELSDKERQIMANV, translated from the coding sequence ATGGTGCCTCTACTAACAGTTGAAGACCTCTCCATGGAATTTGATGGAAATACCGTCCTCAACAATATCAATTTTCAATTAGCAGAGGGTGAGATCCTCGGTATCATCGGACGAAGCGGGGCTGGGAAGACGGTGCTGATGCATCTCATCCGTGGTGTGGATACGCCGCCAACAACGGGCAAAATTATCTACCATATCTCGACCTGCAGCAAATGCGGATATGTTGACCTCAGAAGTAAAGAGGGCAGTGCATGTGCGAAATGCGGCGGAGAGATGGTCGCCGAAGATATCGATTTGTGGGCAGATGAGAATGAACAGAAGAAACGCAGTGTCATGGTCCGGACTGCCATCATGTTCCAGCGGACGTTTGCTCTGTATGGTGATGACCGCGTTATCGAAAATGTTCTCCATGCACTATCCGATATCAAATATCCGAGTGAAAAGGCAGTCAACCGCGCTGCAGATCTTCTTGATGAAGTTCGCCTCTCTCACCGGATGATGCATATCGCACGTGATCTTTCCGGCGGAGAGAAACAGCGTGTTGTGCTTGCCCGACAACTTGCCAAGGATCCATTCCTCCTCTGTGCTGATGAACCGACAGGAACCCTTGACCCCCGTATTGCATCCATTGTCCATGAGATGCTGCACAATTCTGCAGTTAATAACAACATGGCAATGGTTGTATCATCACATTTCCCCGAAGTTATTGTTGACACCTGCAACCGTGCAATGCTTCTGGAAGAAGGTGAAATTAAGGCCATAGGTGAACCCTCCCGTATCATTGACACCTTTATGGAAAATGCCCATGAAGACAGTGGATACAAAGCAACAGAGCTGGGAGAGCGGATTCTCACTTCACGTGATATTGCCAAACGATACCTCTCAGTTGACAGGGGTATGATCAAGGCAGTCGACGGAGTTTCGTTTTCTGTCGCAGAACGTGAAATTTTCGGAATTATCGGAACATCGGGTGCAGGGAAAACTACCCTTTCCAAGATGATTGCAGGGATTATCGAACCGACTGCCGGTGATATGAATATCCGTATCGGTGATGAATGCGTGGACATGACAAAGCCTGGTATAGAACAGCGGGGCCGGGCCAAAAAATACATTGGCCTTCTCCACCAGGAGTATGATCTCTATCCTCACCGGAGTATTCTTGACAACCTTACCGACTCCATCGGTCTTGAATTCCCTAAGGAACTTGCCATGCGCAAGGCAATCATCACTCTGAAGATGGCCGGATTCACCGAAGAGAAGGCAAAAGGCATTCTCAACCGTCGTCCGGATCAACTCTCAGAAGGTGAAAAACATCGGGTTGCCCTTGCTCAGGTGCTTATCAAAGAGCCCAGAATTGTCATTCTCGATGAACCAACCGGAACCATGGACCCCATCACCAAGATTGACGTAAAGCACTCTATTGTGACAGCACGTGAAGAAATAGATGAAACATTTATTGTAGTCTCCCACGACATGGAATTTGTACGCGATATCTGCGACAGGTGTATTCTCATGAGAGGCGGAAAAATCGTGAAGATTGGACCGACTGCAGAGGTGCTCCAGGAACTTTCAGATAAAGAGCGACAAATTATGGCAAACGTCTAA
- a CDS encoding HAD family hydrolase — MTTAVVFDSAGTLLRTYRVLKDVTDGTVHENVETITLTASCKERALVLLYVHSRDIIDEEPTRLLSEYLREKNINFGISCTCKAVTADYIRNLLYNDTHATIGDLQGCIRTVWETCKKETVVALNSGVMLNGNLGGIEYVITAGGRPFSRARETIQDLQTRGIGTYIASGDRTKKLMRMADYLGVPQDNTHGVATPAIKEQVVEDLKREYDTVVMVGDGINDLRAMKKADFAILSLQQNADKPEPLMKAADFTITSVHQVVDIIDRLQ, encoded by the coding sequence TTGACAACAGCGGTTGTCTTTGACAGTGCAGGCACCCTTCTGCGTACATACCGTGTACTGAAGGATGTTACAGACGGCACCGTCCATGAGAATGTAGAGACTATCACCCTTACTGCCTCCTGTAAAGAACGTGCCCTTGTTCTCCTCTATGTCCATTCACGTGATATTATCGATGAAGAACCTACGCGCCTTCTTTCCGAATATCTGAGAGAGAAAAACATAAATTTTGGGATTTCGTGTACCTGCAAGGCAGTCACAGCCGATTATATCCGTAACCTCCTCTACAACGATACCCACGCTACCATCGGTGACCTGCAGGGATGCATCAGGACTGTCTGGGAGACATGCAAGAAAGAGACCGTGGTTGCCCTCAACTCCGGAGTAATGCTCAATGGCAATCTCGGCGGTATTGAATACGTGATTACTGCAGGAGGACGACCCTTTTCCCGTGCGCGTGAGACAATACAGGATCTTCAGACGCGTGGTATCGGCACATACATCGCGTCCGGAGACAGAACAAAAAAACTCATGCGGATGGCCGATTATCTCGGTGTGCCGCAGGACAACACGCATGGAGTTGCAACCCCTGCCATCAAAGAACAGGTTGTTGAAGATCTGAAGCGTGAATATGACACGGTTGTGATGGTAGGAGACGGAATTAATGATCTGCGGGCCATGAAAAAAGCGGATTTTGCAATTCTTTCACTGCAGCAAAACGCAGATAAACCGGAACCACTGATGAAAGCGGCTGATTTCACCATCACTTCCGTGCATCAGGTTGTGGATATCATTGACCGTCTTCAATAA
- a CDS encoding ribose 1,5-bisphosphate isomerase yields MNTMVLTKTADDISSMRVRGAGRIARTAALALQEYGASLECKTLAAFVDEMQNAAEILCKTRPTAVSLPNAVRYVMQGVRGAGTLEEAQQALNDRATTFIHDSQEAVQKIADIAARQFPDDAVIMTHCNSQVAIACIVRAHEQGRVREVYATEVRPRNQGYITIQMLSDAGVPVNFIVDSAARSFMPKVDLVITGTDAVTANGAVVNKIGTSQIALCAHEARKPFIVAAETYKFAPRTILGERIPIEERPAEEVTGSGRQLPPGVTVKNPAFDVTPPAYVDLIITEIGAFAPSYAPVVIRDHLGWDISEFQKEYAFTHQYGE; encoded by the coding sequence ATGAATACGATGGTTCTCACAAAGACTGCAGATGACATCTCCTCCATGCGGGTACGCGGAGCAGGGCGCATTGCCCGCACCGCTGCCCTAGCCCTTCAGGAATATGGGGCATCCCTTGAATGCAAAACGCTTGCAGCATTTGTTGATGAAATGCAAAATGCAGCAGAGATTCTTTGCAAAACACGTCCGACTGCTGTTTCTCTTCCCAATGCAGTTCGGTATGTGATGCAGGGCGTGCGTGGTGCAGGAACCCTTGAAGAGGCACAGCAGGCGCTGAATGACCGTGCTACAACATTTATCCATGACTCTCAGGAAGCTGTACAAAAGATTGCCGACATTGCCGCCCGGCAGTTCCCTGATGATGCTGTCATTATGACGCACTGTAACTCTCAGGTGGCAATAGCCTGTATTGTTCGTGCTCATGAACAAGGCCGGGTCCGTGAGGTATATGCAACAGAGGTGCGCCCGCGCAATCAGGGATATATCACAATTCAGATGCTCTCGGATGCAGGTGTTCCCGTCAACTTTATTGTTGATTCTGCCGCGCGGTCATTTATGCCGAAGGTTGATCTGGTTATTACGGGGACGGATGCCGTCACGGCAAATGGTGCGGTGGTGAATAAAATCGGGACTTCACAGATTGCACTCTGTGCCCATGAAGCAAGAAAACCGTTTATCGTTGCTGCTGAGACCTACAAATTTGCACCCCGTACTATTCTGGGTGAACGGATACCAATTGAAGAGCGTCCGGCTGAAGAGGTGACAGGAAGCGGGCGGCAGCTTCCTCCCGGTGTTACGGTGAAAAATCCTGCATTTGATGTGACACCGCCTGCTTATGTAGATCTTATCATTACAGAGATTGGTGCATTTGCCCCGTCATATGCTCCGGTTGTAATTCGTGACCACCTTGGGTGGGATATCAGTGAATTCCAAAAGGAATATGCCTTTACTCACCAGTATGGAGAATGA
- a CDS encoding RuBisCO large subunit C-terminal-like domain-containing protein gives MEDVIAHYYFRPDERTTPEEAAQAIAEEETTGTWTALTTRQDYVRRLDGIVESVEKSGRGYLTLIRYPAEIFEPGNIPQYLSVVAGNLFGLGRLEAVRLTDVEFPESLARFNGPNFGTEGVRHLLGTRNRPHVGTIIKPKVGLTPADTAHVAYEAASGGVDFIKDDETLTNQSFCPMNERVEAVMARLDEAKDETGRQVLYAVNVSDRADRIVERAEEALERGANTLMVDVLTCGYAALQALAEEPGISVPIHVHRTMHAAMTRNPEHGIAMRPIARLVRMAGGDQLHTGTVSGKMGHNAEELLLDNRALTDPWYGFRPVFPVASGGLHPGKVHAELATLGTEIVLQAGGGIHGHPDGTAAGARAMRQAVDAFLEGISASEYAKDHVELYRALELWGTS, from the coding sequence ATGGAAGACGTCATTGCGCATTACTATTTCCGTCCTGATGAAAGGACCACCCCTGAAGAGGCTGCACAGGCAATTGCAGAAGAAGAGACAACCGGTACCTGGACTGCCCTTACTACCCGTCAGGATTACGTGAGAAGACTGGATGGCATTGTGGAGAGTGTGGAGAAATCCGGTCGCGGGTATCTTACTCTTATCCGGTATCCAGCTGAGATTTTTGAACCCGGCAATATACCCCAGTATCTCTCGGTTGTCGCAGGCAATCTTTTTGGGTTGGGAAGACTTGAGGCAGTACGACTGACGGATGTTGAGTTTCCTGAATCTCTTGCCCGCTTTAATGGGCCAAATTTTGGCACTGAGGGTGTCAGGCACCTCTTGGGGACCCGTAACCGGCCGCATGTGGGGACCATCATTAAACCCAAGGTGGGTCTGACTCCGGCTGACACCGCACATGTTGCGTATGAGGCTGCATCCGGTGGTGTTGATTTCATTAAGGACGATGAGACACTCACCAATCAGTCATTCTGCCCGATGAATGAACGCGTGGAGGCGGTGATGGCCCGTCTTGATGAGGCGAAGGATGAAACAGGACGGCAGGTCCTGTATGCCGTCAATGTGTCGGACCGTGCAGACCGGATTGTTGAACGTGCAGAAGAGGCGCTTGAAAGGGGGGCAAACACCCTCATGGTCGATGTTTTAACCTGTGGGTACGCAGCACTGCAGGCCCTTGCCGAGGAGCCGGGTATATCTGTCCCCATTCATGTACACCGGACGATGCATGCGGCAATGACACGGAACCCTGAACATGGTATTGCCATGCGCCCGATTGCACGCCTCGTGCGGATGGCAGGCGGAGACCAGCTGCATACGGGTACTGTGAGCGGAAAGATGGGACATAATGCTGAAGAACTGCTTCTGGACAATCGGGCACTGACCGATCCCTGGTATGGCTTCCGGCCTGTTTTCCCGGTTGCAAGTGGCGGGCTGCATCCCGGAAAGGTGCATGCAGAGCTTGCAACCCTTGGAACGGAAATTGTTCTTCAGGCAGGGGGGGGAATTCATGGACACCCGGACGGCACCGCCGCAGGTGCCCGTGCAATGCGCCAGGCGGTGGATGCCTTCCTCGAAGGAATTTCGGCATCTGAATACGCAAAAGATCATGTTGAACTCTACCGTGCCCTTGAACTCTGGGGCACTTCATAA
- the dapF gene encoding diaminopimelate epimerase, protein MEIPFVKLQGNGNDFVLIDEMGGTVIPEEMKGEFARFYCDRRFGIGADGVLFVLPSESCDVRMRLFQPDESEAEMCGNGIRCLAKYIYDYDYTGEECTVETMAGVMAVSMAYNDEGDFTATIDMGPADFTSEGIPAEGEGEFSMEYNGFTVYAANTGVPHAVVFVDDVNAVDIRRVAPGIRSNPVFPEGANVNFVQCDGEDSITIRTFERGVEDETYSCGTGSTASAAVAHHLGKMPATVRVQTQGGPLVIRMNDTITMEGPAVTVFQGIIPL, encoded by the coding sequence ATGGAAATTCCGTTTGTCAAATTACAGGGTAATGGAAACGATTTTGTGCTTATTGACGAGATGGGCGGGACGGTCATCCCCGAAGAAATGAAAGGGGAGTTCGCCCGTTTCTATTGCGACAGGCGCTTTGGTATTGGTGCGGACGGAGTTCTTTTCGTGTTACCATCTGAATCATGTGACGTGCGAATGCGGCTTTTCCAACCGGATGAGAGCGAGGCGGAGATGTGCGGGAATGGCATTCGCTGTCTTGCCAAATATATCTACGATTACGATTATACCGGGGAAGAGTGCACCGTTGAAACCATGGCAGGGGTTATGGCAGTCAGTATGGCCTACAATGACGAGGGTGATTTTACTGCTACGATTGATATGGGCCCTGCAGATTTTACTTCAGAGGGGATTCCTGCCGAAGGTGAAGGAGAATTTAGTATGGAATACAATGGGTTCACTGTCTATGCAGCAAACACTGGTGTTCCCCACGCAGTAGTATTTGTTGATGATGTCAACGCAGTTGATATCCGTAGGGTGGCACCCGGCATTCGATCAAATCCGGTATTTCCTGAGGGAGCAAATGTGAATTTTGTCCAGTGTGATGGGGAGGACTCGATTACAATACGCACGTTTGAACGTGGGGTCGAAGATGAGACGTATTCCTGCGGCACCGGTTCAACCGCATCTGCAGCTGTTGCCCACCACCTCGGAAAGATGCCTGCCACTGTTCGTGTACAGACACAGGGGGGGCCGCTCGTAATCAGAATGAATGATACAATAACGATGGAAGGGCCGGCAGTTACCGTATTCCAGGGGATTATTCCTCTCTGA
- the radB gene encoding DNA repair and recombination protein RadB: MVKLKKKSTGIPCLDDLIGGGLETSIIVQFYGEPAAGKSTAAMAAAIATLRNGEDVIYIDTEGFSVDRFCQLAGDEAESLAERLILYEPADFTGQDHAVAECARLLADRGTIGLIILDSATALYRTEDGGGGDAQKRLGRELIMLLGYARRYDIPVIVTNQVFTDINTDRLRGLGGTNMHHMSKVIVRFERNETKRCAILEKHRSRPEGAKITFSIVEKGFREE; encoded by the coding sequence ATGGTAAAACTGAAAAAGAAGAGCACAGGCATCCCCTGTCTGGACGACCTGATTGGCGGCGGACTTGAGACAAGCATTATCGTCCAGTTTTATGGAGAACCCGCTGCAGGAAAGAGCACAGCAGCGATGGCCGCTGCCATTGCCACCCTGCGCAATGGAGAAGATGTAATATACATCGATACCGAAGGATTCTCTGTTGATCGATTCTGCCAGCTTGCGGGGGATGAGGCGGAGTCACTTGCAGAACGCCTCATCTTGTATGAACCGGCTGACTTTACCGGACAGGACCATGCAGTCGCAGAATGTGCACGCCTGCTTGCAGACAGAGGAACAATTGGCCTCATCATTCTTGATTCCGCAACCGCACTGTACCGGACCGAAGACGGAGGCGGCGGAGACGCACAAAAACGTCTGGGACGAGAACTTATTATGCTCCTCGGATATGCACGCAGGTACGACATCCCTGTGATCGTCACAAATCAGGTATTCACCGACATCAACACTGACAGACTCCGTGGCCTTGGAGGCACCAATATGCATCACATGTCCAAAGTCATTGTCCGTTTTGAACGCAACGAGACAAAACGCTGTGCAATACTGGAAAAACACCGATCACGCCCCGAAGGAGCAAAAATAACATTCTCAATTGTAGAGAAAGGGTTCAGAGAGGAATAA
- the larC gene encoding nickel pincer cofactor biosynthesis protein LarC — protein sequence MKVLCFDPFSGAAGDMVTGALLECGADRDAVTHAMASVVSPPTCTSVDRCGIRALKIETHAGPASRSFHEVCDIVSGADVSDTVKDMAVRVFTRIRDAEEEIHGAHAHFHEVGADDAIADVIGACTAFLSLAPDAVRITPVAVGTGTIQSAHGIYPLPAPATLSILKTGNVPIRYTHEERELCTPTGAALLAEFMTTCTEEIPRDAGRVTVIGYGAGTRNPPHMPNVFRASICESETGEETDTIDILETNVDDTTGEVIAYTIGRLMDAGARDASAIPMIMKKGRPGILIRVICTHSQAGNLTRILSEELGTLGVRCIPSVHRSIVTRTVEPVDISLDGKSVSIPVKTGWIGTEPVSCKAEYEVARRAATAAHVPLRNVTRQAEEKRWRELRGEI from the coding sequence ATGAAAGTGCTCTGTTTTGACCCATTTTCCGGTGCAGCAGGCGATATGGTGACGGGGGCGCTGCTTGAATGCGGCGCAGACAGGGATGCAGTCACCCACGCAATGGCATCTGTCGTCTCCCCTCCTACATGTACATCTGTCGACAGATGCGGCATCCGGGCACTGAAGATTGAGACACATGCAGGACCCGCATCACGGTCATTCCACGAAGTATGTGATATTGTTTCAGGCGCCGATGTGTCTGACACAGTGAAGGACATGGCCGTGAGGGTATTCACCCGTATCAGGGATGCGGAAGAAGAGATACACGGAGCACATGCACACTTTCACGAAGTGGGTGCTGATGATGCAATAGCAGATGTCATTGGTGCATGCACCGCATTCCTTTCTCTTGCACCGGACGCTGTCAGGATTACACCTGTCGCTGTCGGTACAGGAACCATACAAAGTGCACATGGCATTTACCCGCTCCCGGCCCCCGCCACTCTTTCAATCCTCAAAACAGGAAACGTCCCCATTCGGTACACGCATGAAGAACGAGAACTCTGCACACCAACAGGAGCTGCACTTCTTGCAGAATTCATGACAACGTGCACAGAGGAAATACCAAGAGATGCAGGGCGGGTCACAGTCATCGGATACGGGGCAGGTACACGAAACCCACCACACATGCCAAACGTGTTCCGGGCATCGATATGTGAATCAGAAACAGGGGAAGAAACAGACACCATTGATATTCTGGAAACAAACGTTGACGACACAACGGGAGAGGTCATCGCCTACACCATCGGGCGCCTGATGGATGCCGGTGCACGGGATGCATCTGCAATACCAATGATCATGAAAAAAGGTCGCCCTGGCATCCTGATCAGGGTCATCTGCACACATTCACAAGCAGGGAATCTCACCCGAATACTTTCAGAGGAACTGGGCACTCTCGGTGTCAGGTGTATTCCCTCAGTCCATCGGAGTATCGTCACCCGGACAGTGGAACCGGTTGACATTTCACTGGACGGAAAAAGTGTATCAATACCTGTTAAAACCGGCTGGATTGGAACAGAGCCTGTTTCATGCAAGGCAGAATACGAAGTGGCACGAAGGGCGGCAACAGCAGCACATGTACCGTTGCGGAACGTAACACGCCAGGCAGAAGAGAAACGCTGGAGAGAACTCCGGGGTGAAATCTGA